From Bacillus basilensis, a single genomic window includes:
- a CDS encoding molybdenum cofactor guanylyltransferase, whose product MSKWAGIVLAGGMSSRFGEPKALASWQGSTFIEHILKAMTRTLQEVVVITHSDIKERVEQIVQVPVIEDIPHYKGNGPLAGIVSGMEYIEADWYAIMPCDAPNVSHEWFTILLEQTSDEYDAVVPIINGRKQPLLAAYHNRVKEKIYALLQEEKRSMGQLLSQCNVKYVAGEDVQANADWFMNVNTKEEYVQAQKDLSNE is encoded by the coding sequence ATGAGTAAATGGGCTGGAATTGTATTAGCGGGCGGTATGTCGAGTAGATTCGGTGAGCCGAAAGCGTTAGCGAGCTGGCAAGGGAGTACGTTTATTGAGCATATTTTGAAAGCGATGACAAGGACGCTCCAAGAGGTTGTAGTCATTACTCATTCTGATATAAAAGAGCGAGTAGAGCAAATCGTACAAGTTCCTGTTATAGAAGATATTCCGCACTATAAAGGAAACGGACCACTTGCTGGGATTGTATCAGGTATGGAATACATAGAAGCAGATTGGTACGCTATTATGCCTTGCGATGCGCCAAATGTTTCGCATGAGTGGTTTACCATTTTATTAGAGCAAACGAGTGATGAATATGATGCAGTCGTACCTATTATTAATGGAAGGAAACAACCGTTACTTGCAGCATATCATAACCGTGTGAAAGAAAAGATTTATGCTTTGCTTCAAGAAGAAAAAAGAAGTATGGGCCAACTTTTATCACAATGTAATGTGAAATATGTTGCTGGAGAAGATGTACAAGCGAATGCAGATTGGTTTATGAATGTGAATACGAAAGAAGAATATGTGCAGGCTCAAAAAGACCTTTCAAATGAATGA